In one Takifugu flavidus isolate HTHZ2018 chromosome 9, ASM371156v2, whole genome shotgun sequence genomic region, the following are encoded:
- the map7d3 gene encoding MAP7 domain-containing protein 2 isoform X6, whose amino-acid sequence MAEGATTLKGLRAQMAAQAQAQAEERRSLAGNSPGPAANAPARPQGCKPVLDAAALRVDDRLRVAKERREEADKQQALRGSQIMERERKAKLQVERQIEERQKKVEDQRRKEELKRLAVEEKRKQKQEEEKEHYEAVMRRTQERSQRVEQRQKRWSWGGLTDSEGRTGESDATASSPVAIVVTPASPEKPPRSRQDKRSTSTTNLKPQPEACISKRLSSSTTLIKSPDKRVKPRSSSCNRLPSNNSAAQANKEEGKKLQVEQTGHSMKKRSSSLTRVSVGRAQTPTKSDKGTTEDQASATPLHPPRGPVRSRSIDRQKSGMTTSVSADGALDPSLKEKQLTSPRGQSPPTPSSTLGRNRSPSPAPNPAPKRTPSPAASKQNSKARPPSPSTMKQRPASPQASSTKPPPIQKPALTPTGPPTLRKRDSKSKDLCPVQAVSPQPSESSKSKDKDAATGTNSAAEAAKILAENRRLMREQREKEEQLRIQREEEEKLRKEEEKRLEEEARLIRLEEEKKLAEERRIKEEEDARKAEEERVRQAEEEAVRQAELQKEREEAEAKAQEEAERVRQERDRIMQQNQQERMERKKRIEEIMKRTRKGDQSDLKREAGDEDKFSHESEEERASQMNSEANQMDDAAMEAEADECVDDSTTEADADDCSLSSGEPADQREEPLGSVNGKPETDDKNQEARSTDGVQAGSPGPEDRHVEGSEFRENEDSNKLGLVSGLNGKPNQWSFEGLIDINGHSNSRPLIEAEDCNQVSITCDGTSDGTRATFEENTLHSSAQPIEALSEM is encoded by the exons CtgcacaggcacaggcacaggCCGAGGAGCGGCGCAGCCTCGCCGGGAACAGTCCAGGACCTGCAGCTAACGCACCAGCCAGACCTCAGGGGTGTAAACCAG TCCTTGACGCCGCCGCACTACGAGTAGACGACCGCCTGCGAGTGGCCAAAGAGAGACGAGAAgaagcagacaaacagcagG CTTTGCGAGGGTCTCAGATCATGGAACGGGAGCGTAAAGCCAAGCTACAAGTGGAGCGGCAAATAGAGGAGCGCCAGAAAAAGGTCGAGGATCAGCGGAGAAAGGAGGAGCTGAAACGCTTGgctgtggaggagaagaggaagcagaaacaggaagaggagaag GAGCACTACGAGGCCGTCATGCGGCGGACACAGGAGCGTAGTCAACGAGtagagcagaggcagaaacgATGGTCCTGGGGAGGGCTGACAGACTCTGAAGGACGAACAG GAGAGTCAGATGCCACTGCCTCATCTCCAGTAGCAATAGTTGTCACCCCCGCCTCACCAGAAAAGCCACCAAGGAGCCGACAAG ACAAGCGCTCCACATCCACGACAAACCTGAAACCACAACCTGAGGCTTGCATCAGCAAAcgcctgtcctcctccaccaccctcATCAAATCTCCTGACAAAA GGGTTAAACCAAGAAGTTCCTCTTGTAACCGGTTGCCTAGCAATAACAGTGCTGCTCAGGCCAATAAGGAAGAGGGCAAAAAACTTCAAGTGGAACAGACAG GCCATTCCATGAAGAAGAGGAGTTCCTCTCTCACACGAGTCAGTGTGGGCAGAGCCCAGACCCCTACCAAGTCGGACAAGGGGACGACAGAAGATCAAG CCTCTGCCACTCCCCTGCACCCACCACGTGGACCCGTGCGCAGCCGCAGCATCGACCGGCAGAAAAGCGGTATGACCACTTCCGTGTCAGCCGACGGAGCTCTGGACCCGTCTCTG AAGGAAAAACAGTTGACCTCACCTCGAGGACAGAGTCCACCTACCCCGTCTTCTACGCTGGGACGCAACCGTTCTCCATCCCCGGCCCCAAATCCAGCCCCAAAGCGGACTCCCTCCCCCGCAGCATCCAA GCAAAATTCCAAAGCGCGCCCTCCATCTCCTTCTACAATGAAACAGCGTCCTGCATCCCCCCAGGCTTCGTCAACCAAACCCCCTCCTATACAGAAACCAGCTCTCACTCCAACAGGACCCCCCACCTTGAGAAAGAGGGACTCCAAATCCAAGGACCTGTGTCCTGTCCAGGCTGTGTCTCCGCAGCCATCCGAGTCCAGCAAGAGCAAAGACAAAGATG CCGCTACTGGCACCAATTCAGCCGCAGAAGCAGCCAAGATTCTCGCAGAGAACCGTCGCCTGATGAGGGAGCAgcgggagaaagaggagcagctcaggatacagagggaggaggaagagaa gctgaggaaagaagaggagaaacgtCTAGAGGAAGAGGCTCGGCTCATACgcctggaagaggaaaagaagctggcggaggagaggaggattaAAGAAGAGGAGGACGCACGCAAGGCGGAGGAGGAGCGCGTGAGACAAGCGGAGGAAGAAGCGGTGAGACAGGCCGAGCTGCAGAAGGAGCGAGAGGAGGCTGAAGCCAAggcccaggaggaggcagagagggtcCGGCAGGAACGAGACCGCATcatgcagcagaaccagcaggagaggatggagaggaagaag AGGATTGAAGAGATCATGAAGAGAACCAGGAAAGGGGACCAAAGTGACCTAAAG agagaagcaggTGATGAGGATAAATTCTCCCATGAGAGTGAAGAGGAGCGAGCGAGCCAAATGAACTCTGAAGCAA ACCAAATGGATGACGCCGCCATGGAGGCCGAAGCCGACGAGTGCGTGGATGATTCGACCACGGAGGCCGACGCGGACGATTGCAGCCTGTCCTCGGGCGAGCCGGCGGACCAGCGCGAGGAGCCCCTGGGCAGCGTGAATGGGAAACCCGAGACTGACGACAAGAATCAGGAGGCCCGGAGCACAGACGGGGTCCAGGCAGGGAG TCCAGGTCCTGAGGACCGCCACGTCGAGGGCTCAGAGTTCAGAGAGAACGAGGACTCTAACAAGTTGGGCTTGGTGTCGGGGCTGAACGGGAAACCCAACCAGTGGAGCTTCGAGGGACTGATTGACATCAACGGTCATTCAAATAGCCGGCCTCTCATAGAGGCGGAGGACTGTAACCAGGTTTCCATCACCTGTGACGGGACGTCAGATGGGACCAGGGCGACCTTTGAGGAGAACACCCTGCATTCCTCTGCCCAGCCCATAGAAGCCCTGTCAG AGATGTGA
- the map7d3 gene encoding ensconsin isoform X9 — protein sequence MAEGATTLKGLRAQMAAQAQAQAEERRSLAGNSPGPAANAPARPQGCKPVLDAAALRVDDRLRVAKERREEADKQQALRGSQIMERERKAKLQVERQIEERQKKVEDQRRKEELKRLAVEEKRKQKQEEEKEHYEAVMRRTQERSQRVEQRQKRWSWGGLTDSEGRTGESDATASSPVAIVVTPASPEKPPRSRQDKRSTSTTNLKPQPEACISKRLSSSTTLIKSPDKTRRPPSSTVDGGVLSRLLTPTQASLARSKSAATLSADGKDAPASATPLHPPRGPVRSRSIDRQKSGMTTSVSADGALDPSLKEKQLTSPRGQSPPTPSSTLGRNRSPSPAPNPAPKRTPSPAASKQNSKARPPSPSTMKQRPASPQASSTKPPPIQKPALTPTGPPTLRKRDSKSKDLCPVQAVSPQPSESSKSKDKDAATGTNSAAEAAKILAENRRLMREQREKEEQLRIQREEEEKLRKEEEKRLEEEARLIRLEEEKKLAEERRIKEEEDARKAEEERVRQAEEEAVRQAELQKEREEAEAKAQEEAERVRQERDRIMQQNQQERMERKKRIEEIMKRTRKGDQSDLKREAGDEDKFSHESEEERASQMNSEANQMDDAAMEAEADECVDDSTTEADADDCSLSSGEPADQREEPLGSVNGKPETDDKNQEARSTDGVQAGSPGPEDRHVEGSEFRENEDSNKLGLVSGLNGKPNQWSFEGLIDINGHSNSRPLIEAEDCNQVSITCDGTSDGTRATFEENTLHSSAQPIEALSEM from the exons CtgcacaggcacaggcacaggCCGAGGAGCGGCGCAGCCTCGCCGGGAACAGTCCAGGACCTGCAGCTAACGCACCAGCCAGACCTCAGGGGTGTAAACCAG TCCTTGACGCCGCCGCACTACGAGTAGACGACCGCCTGCGAGTGGCCAAAGAGAGACGAGAAgaagcagacaaacagcagG CTTTGCGAGGGTCTCAGATCATGGAACGGGAGCGTAAAGCCAAGCTACAAGTGGAGCGGCAAATAGAGGAGCGCCAGAAAAAGGTCGAGGATCAGCGGAGAAAGGAGGAGCTGAAACGCTTGgctgtggaggagaagaggaagcagaaacaggaagaggagaag GAGCACTACGAGGCCGTCATGCGGCGGACACAGGAGCGTAGTCAACGAGtagagcagaggcagaaacgATGGTCCTGGGGAGGGCTGACAGACTCTGAAGGACGAACAG GAGAGTCAGATGCCACTGCCTCATCTCCAGTAGCAATAGTTGTCACCCCCGCCTCACCAGAAAAGCCACCAAGGAGCCGACAAG ACAAGCGCTCCACATCCACGACAAACCTGAAACCACAACCTGAGGCTTGCATCAGCAAAcgcctgtcctcctccaccaccctcATCAAATCTCCTGACAAAA CCCGCAGGCCACCGTCCAGCACTGTGGATGGAGGGGTCCTTAGTCGTCTACTCACCCCCACCCAGGCCTCACTAGCTAGGAGCAAGAGTGCCGCCACCCTGTCAGCTGACGGAAAAGATGCTCCAG CCTCTGCCACTCCCCTGCACCCACCACGTGGACCCGTGCGCAGCCGCAGCATCGACCGGCAGAAAAGCGGTATGACCACTTCCGTGTCAGCCGACGGAGCTCTGGACCCGTCTCTG AAGGAAAAACAGTTGACCTCACCTCGAGGACAGAGTCCACCTACCCCGTCTTCTACGCTGGGACGCAACCGTTCTCCATCCCCGGCCCCAAATCCAGCCCCAAAGCGGACTCCCTCCCCCGCAGCATCCAA GCAAAATTCCAAAGCGCGCCCTCCATCTCCTTCTACAATGAAACAGCGTCCTGCATCCCCCCAGGCTTCGTCAACCAAACCCCCTCCTATACAGAAACCAGCTCTCACTCCAACAGGACCCCCCACCTTGAGAAAGAGGGACTCCAAATCCAAGGACCTGTGTCCTGTCCAGGCTGTGTCTCCGCAGCCATCCGAGTCCAGCAAGAGCAAAGACAAAGATG CCGCTACTGGCACCAATTCAGCCGCAGAAGCAGCCAAGATTCTCGCAGAGAACCGTCGCCTGATGAGGGAGCAgcgggagaaagaggagcagctcaggatacagagggaggaggaagagaa gctgaggaaagaagaggagaaacgtCTAGAGGAAGAGGCTCGGCTCATACgcctggaagaggaaaagaagctggcggaggagaggaggattaAAGAAGAGGAGGACGCACGCAAGGCGGAGGAGGAGCGCGTGAGACAAGCGGAGGAAGAAGCGGTGAGACAGGCCGAGCTGCAGAAGGAGCGAGAGGAGGCTGAAGCCAAggcccaggaggaggcagagagggtcCGGCAGGAACGAGACCGCATcatgcagcagaaccagcaggagaggatggagaggaagaag AGGATTGAAGAGATCATGAAGAGAACCAGGAAAGGGGACCAAAGTGACCTAAAG agagaagcaggTGATGAGGATAAATTCTCCCATGAGAGTGAAGAGGAGCGAGCGAGCCAAATGAACTCTGAAGCAA ACCAAATGGATGACGCCGCCATGGAGGCCGAAGCCGACGAGTGCGTGGATGATTCGACCACGGAGGCCGACGCGGACGATTGCAGCCTGTCCTCGGGCGAGCCGGCGGACCAGCGCGAGGAGCCCCTGGGCAGCGTGAATGGGAAACCCGAGACTGACGACAAGAATCAGGAGGCCCGGAGCACAGACGGGGTCCAGGCAGGGAG TCCAGGTCCTGAGGACCGCCACGTCGAGGGCTCAGAGTTCAGAGAGAACGAGGACTCTAACAAGTTGGGCTTGGTGTCGGGGCTGAACGGGAAACCCAACCAGTGGAGCTTCGAGGGACTGATTGACATCAACGGTCATTCAAATAGCCGGCCTCTCATAGAGGCGGAGGACTGTAACCAGGTTTCCATCACCTGTGACGGGACGTCAGATGGGACCAGGGCGACCTTTGAGGAGAACACCCTGCATTCCTCTGCCCAGCCCATAGAAGCCCTGTCAG AGATGTGA
- the map7d3 gene encoding ensconsin isoform X4, whose amino-acid sequence MAEGATTLKGLRAQMAAQAQAQAEERRSLAGNSPGPAANAPARPQGCKPVLDAAALRVDDRLRVAKERREEADKQQALRGSQIMERERKAKLQVERQIEERQKKVEDQRRKEELKRLAVEEKRKQKQEEEKEHYEAVMRRTQERSQRVEQRQKRWSWGGLTDSEGRTGESDATASSPVAIVVTPASPEKPPRSRQDKRSTSTTNLKPQPEACISKRLSSSTTLIKSPDKSHSMKKRSSSLTRVSVGRAQTPTKSDKGTTEDQARRPPSSTVDGGVLSRLLTPTQASLARSKSAATLSADGKDAPECHLCPRSASATPLHPPRGPVRSRSIDRQKSGMTTSVSADGALDPSLKEKQLTSPRGQSPPTPSSTLGRNRSPSPAPNPAPKRTPSPAASKQNSKARPPSPSTMKQRPASPQASSTKPPPIQKPALTPTGPPTLRKRDSKSKDLCPVQAVSPQPSESSKSKDKDAATGTNSAAEAAKILAENRRLMREQREKEEQLRIQREEEEKLRKEEEKRLEEEARLIRLEEEKKLAEERRIKEEEDARKAEEERVRQAEEEAVRQAELQKEREEAEAKAQEEAERVRQERDRIMQQNQQERMERKKRIEEIMKRTRKGDQSDLKREAGDEDKFSHESEEERASQMNSEANQMDDAAMEAEADECVDDSTTEADADDCSLSSGEPADQREEPLGSVNGKPETDDKNQEARSTDGVQAGSPGPEDRHVEGSEFRENEDSNKLGLVSGLNGKPNQWSFEGLIDINGHSNSRPLIEAEDCNQVSITCDGTSDGTRATFEENTLHSSAQPIEALSEM is encoded by the exons CtgcacaggcacaggcacaggCCGAGGAGCGGCGCAGCCTCGCCGGGAACAGTCCAGGACCTGCAGCTAACGCACCAGCCAGACCTCAGGGGTGTAAACCAG TCCTTGACGCCGCCGCACTACGAGTAGACGACCGCCTGCGAGTGGCCAAAGAGAGACGAGAAgaagcagacaaacagcagG CTTTGCGAGGGTCTCAGATCATGGAACGGGAGCGTAAAGCCAAGCTACAAGTGGAGCGGCAAATAGAGGAGCGCCAGAAAAAGGTCGAGGATCAGCGGAGAAAGGAGGAGCTGAAACGCTTGgctgtggaggagaagaggaagcagaaacaggaagaggagaag GAGCACTACGAGGCCGTCATGCGGCGGACACAGGAGCGTAGTCAACGAGtagagcagaggcagaaacgATGGTCCTGGGGAGGGCTGACAGACTCTGAAGGACGAACAG GAGAGTCAGATGCCACTGCCTCATCTCCAGTAGCAATAGTTGTCACCCCCGCCTCACCAGAAAAGCCACCAAGGAGCCGACAAG ACAAGCGCTCCACATCCACGACAAACCTGAAACCACAACCTGAGGCTTGCATCAGCAAAcgcctgtcctcctccaccaccctcATCAAATCTCCTGACAAAA GCCATTCCATGAAGAAGAGGAGTTCCTCTCTCACACGAGTCAGTGTGGGCAGAGCCCAGACCCCTACCAAGTCGGACAAGGGGACGACAGAAGATCAAG CCCGCAGGCCACCGTCCAGCACTGTGGATGGAGGGGTCCTTAGTCGTCTACTCACCCCCACCCAGGCCTCACTAGCTAGGAGCAAGAGTGCCGCCACCCTGTCAGCTGACGGAAAAGATGCTCCAG agtgtcacctgtgtcctcGCTCAGCCTCTGCCACTCCCCTGCACCCACCACGTGGACCCGTGCGCAGCCGCAGCATCGACCGGCAGAAAAGCGGTATGACCACTTCCGTGTCAGCCGACGGAGCTCTGGACCCGTCTCTG AAGGAAAAACAGTTGACCTCACCTCGAGGACAGAGTCCACCTACCCCGTCTTCTACGCTGGGACGCAACCGTTCTCCATCCCCGGCCCCAAATCCAGCCCCAAAGCGGACTCCCTCCCCCGCAGCATCCAA GCAAAATTCCAAAGCGCGCCCTCCATCTCCTTCTACAATGAAACAGCGTCCTGCATCCCCCCAGGCTTCGTCAACCAAACCCCCTCCTATACAGAAACCAGCTCTCACTCCAACAGGACCCCCCACCTTGAGAAAGAGGGACTCCAAATCCAAGGACCTGTGTCCTGTCCAGGCTGTGTCTCCGCAGCCATCCGAGTCCAGCAAGAGCAAAGACAAAGATG CCGCTACTGGCACCAATTCAGCCGCAGAAGCAGCCAAGATTCTCGCAGAGAACCGTCGCCTGATGAGGGAGCAgcgggagaaagaggagcagctcaggatacagagggaggaggaagagaa gctgaggaaagaagaggagaaacgtCTAGAGGAAGAGGCTCGGCTCATACgcctggaagaggaaaagaagctggcggaggagaggaggattaAAGAAGAGGAGGACGCACGCAAGGCGGAGGAGGAGCGCGTGAGACAAGCGGAGGAAGAAGCGGTGAGACAGGCCGAGCTGCAGAAGGAGCGAGAGGAGGCTGAAGCCAAggcccaggaggaggcagagagggtcCGGCAGGAACGAGACCGCATcatgcagcagaaccagcaggagaggatggagaggaagaag AGGATTGAAGAGATCATGAAGAGAACCAGGAAAGGGGACCAAAGTGACCTAAAG agagaagcaggTGATGAGGATAAATTCTCCCATGAGAGTGAAGAGGAGCGAGCGAGCCAAATGAACTCTGAAGCAA ACCAAATGGATGACGCCGCCATGGAGGCCGAAGCCGACGAGTGCGTGGATGATTCGACCACGGAGGCCGACGCGGACGATTGCAGCCTGTCCTCGGGCGAGCCGGCGGACCAGCGCGAGGAGCCCCTGGGCAGCGTGAATGGGAAACCCGAGACTGACGACAAGAATCAGGAGGCCCGGAGCACAGACGGGGTCCAGGCAGGGAG TCCAGGTCCTGAGGACCGCCACGTCGAGGGCTCAGAGTTCAGAGAGAACGAGGACTCTAACAAGTTGGGCTTGGTGTCGGGGCTGAACGGGAAACCCAACCAGTGGAGCTTCGAGGGACTGATTGACATCAACGGTCATTCAAATAGCCGGCCTCTCATAGAGGCGGAGGACTGTAACCAGGTTTCCATCACCTGTGACGGGACGTCAGATGGGACCAGGGCGACCTTTGAGGAGAACACCCTGCATTCCTCTGCCCAGCCCATAGAAGCCCTGTCAG AGATGTGA
- the map7d3 gene encoding ensconsin isoform X13: MAEGATTLKGLRAQMAAQAQAQAEERRSLAGNSPGPAANAPARPQGCKPVLDAAALRVDDRLRVAKERREEADKQQALRGSQIMERERKAKLQVERQIEERQKKVEDQRRKEELKRLAVEEKRKQKQEEEKEHYEAVMRRTQERSQRVEQRQKRWSWGGLTDSEGRTDKRSTSTTNLKPQPEACISKRLSSSTTLIKSPDKTRRPPSSTVDGGVLSRLLTPTQASLARSKSAATLSADGKDAPECHLCPRSASATPLHPPRGPVRSRSIDRQKSGMTTSVSADGALDPSLKEKQLTSPRGQSPPTPSSTLGRNRSPSPAPNPAPKRTPSPAASKQNSKARPPSPSTMKQRPASPQASSTKPPPIQKPALTPTGPPTLRKRDSKSKDLCPVQAVSPQPSESSKSKDKDAATGTNSAAEAAKILAENRRLMREQREKEEQLRIQREEEEKLRKEEEKRLEEEARLIRLEEEKKLAEERRIKEEEDARKAEEERVRQAEEEAVRQAELQKEREEAEAKAQEEAERVRQERDRIMQQNQQERMERKKRIEEIMKRTRKGDQSDLKREAGDEDKFSHESEEERASQMNSEANQMDDAAMEAEADECVDDSTTEADADDCSLSSGEPADQREEPLGSVNGKPETDDKNQEARSTDGVQAGSPGPEDRHVEGSEFRENEDSNKLGLVSGLNGKPNQWSFEGLIDINGHSNSRPLIEAEDCNQVSITCDGTSDGTRATFEENTLHSSAQPIEALSEM; the protein is encoded by the exons CtgcacaggcacaggcacaggCCGAGGAGCGGCGCAGCCTCGCCGGGAACAGTCCAGGACCTGCAGCTAACGCACCAGCCAGACCTCAGGGGTGTAAACCAG TCCTTGACGCCGCCGCACTACGAGTAGACGACCGCCTGCGAGTGGCCAAAGAGAGACGAGAAgaagcagacaaacagcagG CTTTGCGAGGGTCTCAGATCATGGAACGGGAGCGTAAAGCCAAGCTACAAGTGGAGCGGCAAATAGAGGAGCGCCAGAAAAAGGTCGAGGATCAGCGGAGAAAGGAGGAGCTGAAACGCTTGgctgtggaggagaagaggaagcagaaacaggaagaggagaag GAGCACTACGAGGCCGTCATGCGGCGGACACAGGAGCGTAGTCAACGAGtagagcagaggcagaaacgATGGTCCTGGGGAGGGCTGACAGACTCTGAAGGACGAACAG ACAAGCGCTCCACATCCACGACAAACCTGAAACCACAACCTGAGGCTTGCATCAGCAAAcgcctgtcctcctccaccaccctcATCAAATCTCCTGACAAAA CCCGCAGGCCACCGTCCAGCACTGTGGATGGAGGGGTCCTTAGTCGTCTACTCACCCCCACCCAGGCCTCACTAGCTAGGAGCAAGAGTGCCGCCACCCTGTCAGCTGACGGAAAAGATGCTCCAG agtgtcacctgtgtcctcGCTCAGCCTCTGCCACTCCCCTGCACCCACCACGTGGACCCGTGCGCAGCCGCAGCATCGACCGGCAGAAAAGCGGTATGACCACTTCCGTGTCAGCCGACGGAGCTCTGGACCCGTCTCTG AAGGAAAAACAGTTGACCTCACCTCGAGGACAGAGTCCACCTACCCCGTCTTCTACGCTGGGACGCAACCGTTCTCCATCCCCGGCCCCAAATCCAGCCCCAAAGCGGACTCCCTCCCCCGCAGCATCCAA GCAAAATTCCAAAGCGCGCCCTCCATCTCCTTCTACAATGAAACAGCGTCCTGCATCCCCCCAGGCTTCGTCAACCAAACCCCCTCCTATACAGAAACCAGCTCTCACTCCAACAGGACCCCCCACCTTGAGAAAGAGGGACTCCAAATCCAAGGACCTGTGTCCTGTCCAGGCTGTGTCTCCGCAGCCATCCGAGTCCAGCAAGAGCAAAGACAAAGATG CCGCTACTGGCACCAATTCAGCCGCAGAAGCAGCCAAGATTCTCGCAGAGAACCGTCGCCTGATGAGGGAGCAgcgggagaaagaggagcagctcaggatacagagggaggaggaagagaa gctgaggaaagaagaggagaaacgtCTAGAGGAAGAGGCTCGGCTCATACgcctggaagaggaaaagaagctggcggaggagaggaggattaAAGAAGAGGAGGACGCACGCAAGGCGGAGGAGGAGCGCGTGAGACAAGCGGAGGAAGAAGCGGTGAGACAGGCCGAGCTGCAGAAGGAGCGAGAGGAGGCTGAAGCCAAggcccaggaggaggcagagagggtcCGGCAGGAACGAGACCGCATcatgcagcagaaccagcaggagaggatggagaggaagaag AGGATTGAAGAGATCATGAAGAGAACCAGGAAAGGGGACCAAAGTGACCTAAAG agagaagcaggTGATGAGGATAAATTCTCCCATGAGAGTGAAGAGGAGCGAGCGAGCCAAATGAACTCTGAAGCAA ACCAAATGGATGACGCCGCCATGGAGGCCGAAGCCGACGAGTGCGTGGATGATTCGACCACGGAGGCCGACGCGGACGATTGCAGCCTGTCCTCGGGCGAGCCGGCGGACCAGCGCGAGGAGCCCCTGGGCAGCGTGAATGGGAAACCCGAGACTGACGACAAGAATCAGGAGGCCCGGAGCACAGACGGGGTCCAGGCAGGGAG TCCAGGTCCTGAGGACCGCCACGTCGAGGGCTCAGAGTTCAGAGAGAACGAGGACTCTAACAAGTTGGGCTTGGTGTCGGGGCTGAACGGGAAACCCAACCAGTGGAGCTTCGAGGGACTGATTGACATCAACGGTCATTCAAATAGCCGGCCTCTCATAGAGGCGGAGGACTGTAACCAGGTTTCCATCACCTGTGACGGGACGTCAGATGGGACCAGGGCGACCTTTGAGGAGAACACCCTGCATTCCTCTGCCCAGCCCATAGAAGCCCTGTCAG AGATGTGA